DNA from Alnus glutinosa chromosome 2, dhAlnGlut1.1, whole genome shotgun sequence:
aaaaacaaactcTCAATGCAAGAGATGCTTTCTAAAGGAATGAGGATTAGAAGTTCTTGTATaatctacaacttttatgttcaTGTGCTCCAAAGTGATGCTTAACTTTTTGTGGAATGAAGTTCTACGAATATGGACCTCTTAAGTTTATGCTTGAAAGATCCTCTACTTTGATGCTGACTTGTGGTCTCTGGTACTTTGCCTCCCTAAGATGCATCTAATTTCCATGGGAAGTAAAATAGAAGTGGTTTAAATTAAGACATGGCATGACTTGCTGGGGGATTTACTCCATAAATCTATGCGAATCCTGTACAGTAATGGAGTAGTTTTCGTGTTCAACATGTTATTGGTTTGGAAATTAAGTATTtggttcttgttcttttttcaaataaattaagcTTCAATTTAGCACGCTCCGGACAAGCGGAGGATATACTTGGctctttatctttttcattATAGATTTCATCTGGAATGCAAATTGGTCACAAGTTATACATATTTGCCTGgcaatattgttttcttatatttgaaatttttttagggtCCAGAGATTCGAACTGGGTTTTTGAAGGAAGCAAAACCAATACAACTCCAACTGGGTCAAGTGATTAGCATCACCACTGACTATAGCATTCAAGGTGATGAAAATATGATAAGTATGAGCTATTCGAAGCTGGCTGAGGATTTGAAGCCACAAAGTGTTATTCTTTGTGCTGATGGGACTATTTCGCTTACTGTTCTGGATTGTGACAAGGAACGGGGTTTGGTCCGTTGCCGTTGTGAAAACTCTGCAGTTTTGGGTGAGAGAAAGAATGTCAATCTTCCTGGAGTTATTGTTGATCTGCCAACCTTAACTAATAAAGACAAAGAGGACATTTTGGAATGGGGAGTTCCAAATAAGATTGACATGATTGCTCTGTCTTTTGTTCGCAAAGGTTCTGACCTTGTGGAAGTTAGAAAGCTGCTGGGACCCCATGCAAAGAACGTTCTTCTCATGTCAAAGGTAGGTTAATATTATCTGAAAAATTTATTAGAAACTATAAAGATTGAAGAATTTGTTGGAAAGTAGAACTGATTTTGGGCATCTTTCCTTGCAATCCTTTTTGTCAAAACTTGAAGGAGCCTTGTGAAAGTCTTTTGAACTAAAATATGTGGCACGTACGTTAGAAGGTGTCCACTAAAAGTGATTTGTGTGACATGTTGTTTCAAACTTTTCTGATATATCTATTGACTATTTTGTGGTGTTTTGTCAGGTGGAGAATCAAGAAGGCGTGGCTAATTTCGATGAAATCCTATCAAACTCAGATGCATTTATGGTGGCAAGAGGTGACCTAGGAATGGAAATTCCCATTGAAAAGATATTCCTAGCTCAAAAAATGATGATCATGAAGGCCAACATACAAGGAAAACCAGTGGTGACTGCCACTCAGATGTTGGAGTCCATGATCAAATCTCCTCGGCCTACCCGAGCTGAAGCCACTGATGTTGCTAATGCAGTTCTTGATGGCACCGACTGCGTGATGCTTAGTGGAGAAACTGCTGCTGGAGCCTATCCTGAAATTGTTGTGCAAACCATGGCAAGAATTTGCATAGAAGCAGAGAGTTTTATAGACTATGGACAtctttttaagagaataatggaAACTGCACCGATGCCTATGAGCCCATTGGAGAGCTTGGCCTCTTCAGCGGTGAGTACAGCCCGCTCCGTTAAAGCAGCTCTGATTTTGGTCCTAACAAAAGGTGGAAGCACTGCAAAGCTGGTGGCTAAGTATAGGCCAAGCATGCCAATCCTGTCCGTGGTGGTTCCGGAGATAACAACCGATTCTTTCGAGTGGTCATGCAGTGATGAAGCTCCGGCAAGGCATAGCCTGATTTACCGGGGTCTGGTGCCTGTTTTGAGCACAGCTTCTGCAAGATCTTCCCATGCAGAGTCCACCAAAGAGAGCGTAGAATTGGCCCTCCAACATGCAAAGGCGAAGGGACTTTGCAAACCTGGAGACTCGGTCGTGGTGTTGCATAGAGTTGAGACGGCCACTGTGATCAAGATCTTGACGGTTGGTTGATTGATTGAGGCAAGTTTTGGGTTAATGATAGGCTGGAGTTTGCAGCTTTCAATTTTGTTGGCTTTTCTTGTTTGTCACTTTATCTTACTGAACCGAACGTATTCTTAGGATTTTGGTGAGAATTACTCTCACCATCATCACAATTTTGTTTAcgtgctttttttcttttcaattttttaatgtcTTCTTGTATTTCCTTATCTTTGTGCACGTTGTTCAACTCCGAATTTAGTAAGTAAATAGGGCCCATTACACATGTGGGGCTCAATGAACCTGGACCATAGAAGATAAAACTGAAACTTCACAAGTACTAAGATATTGGTTTTGGACAAATTTTTAGAGgatagtttttgttcttttgatgtaaaagtgaaaataattttgagtgttttgcgAGCATTTTacgttttaaattgtttattaatgcAAAAGTGTTTGCCAAAAATGCTCAATAATCAACCCTCGATGCTCTCTCTTGCATGTGGTCTCATTCAGATGGCACCTCGAGGAATCTTTTTAGCATGAAACTCAACTCCATAGCTGAGTCTTTTTTCAAGACTCAGGGGTTTTGCTTAGTGGACTTCAATTCTAACAAAAATGGAGAACGTTGATTACACTCCTTGCCACCTCGTCCGACCACAACTCAATCTCGATTTCCGACATGAGCGAAATTGGAAATGTTCATCAAGAACTTACAAAATTCTCTAAACGGGCTAGTTCCTCGTTTGACCACAGATGAGAATAGTAATATGCTGCTGTGTGTAAAATCGAAATTAATGAAGCACTCCATCAACAAAATGCTTAATGCTGGGGCCGAATGTTATTACAAGTATTTTAGTGGGCAATCATGAAAAGCTGATGACGTGGCCATTCCGAAGCCTTCTCTTTGGGTGACTTTGTACTAAAAGAAGTAAATTACACAAACATTACCCTTCACTCGAATAATGCTAAAAGTCACTCTTATATTATTCTTATATGCTTCCAATAGTAATGTGGCTCTAAAATTATCATTgggcttgtgattgattattattgaattttatgcTTTGTTTatttcaacgtaaaatgatttccgtcgtaaaataatttcgacgaaatcattttcagaaaaaatgagtttctcgaaaatattttttggtgtttggcttgcacgaaaaaattacaaaatgcaaaaatcagagtttggcaaatgccgccggaatccggcaacgtccggtcgccgttgccggattccgacgagAAAGTTTGatcggatcccggccattttggccagatccggccggaatcttccggatcTAGCCCGATCAATGGCAGGATTCGGTCATATCCAGCCGGAATCTGGTGGCCGGCATCCGGCGCCGGCAAGATACTGGCGatcggatgttgtcggactcccgTGCCGGTTGGATTTCAACTatcgacaattgctaaattctgacaatcggatatcaaacgtgcgtataagaacgaagagtttaatttcggaaaacgatttacagttttaaaaatcgtaaatcgtttttcgaaaattaaataagcttttacggtcaaattgaaaacGATTTTCGTTtaccattatttttgcccctaccaaacaccgcaaaatgccgaaatcattttccagaaatcattttacgtcgaaacaaatggagcattaatcaattgatgattttaaaagtcactttattattagagggacacaagaaaCATATGggtatgacatttagaattaaaaATGTTTATCAGTTCTAACTTCTAAATTGCTTCACTTCAAGTAATGATGATACTATAATATAAATGTTTTGTTTCGGGTCATTGATATTATTAAGGCATGTATGGCATGTTTGTTATATGAAAGAATTTTTTGAGGAACG
Protein-coding regions in this window:
- the LOC133861388 gene encoding pyruvate kinase, cytosolic isozyme-like, whose protein sequence is MEKILGVNVVGEDSRPKTKIVCTLGPSSRSVEMLERLLRAGMNVARFNFSHGTHAYHQETLNNLRTAMNNTGILCAVMLDTKGPEIRTGFLKEAKPIQLQLGQVISITTDYSIQGDENMISMSYSKLAEDLKPQSVILCADGTISLTVLDCDKERGLVRCRCENSAVLGERKNVNLPGVIVDLPTLTNKDKEDILEWGVPNKIDMIALSFVRKGSDLVEVRKLLGPHAKNVLLMSKVENQEGVANFDEILSNSDAFMVARGDLGMEIPIEKIFLAQKMMIMKANIQGKPVVTATQMLESMIKSPRPTRAEATDVANAVLDGTDCVMLSGETAAGAYPEIVVQTMARICIEAESFIDYGHLFKRIMETAPMPMSPLESLASSAVSTARSVKAALILVLTKGGSTAKLVAKYRPSMPILSVVVPEITTDSFEWSCSDEAPARHSLIYRGLVPVLSTASARSSHAESTKESVELALQHAKAKGLCKPGDSVVVLHRVETATVIKILTVG